The DNA segment GCGCCGGCCGGGTCACAACTCGCCGAGGAGTACTACGCGGCGATGAACGCGGCGATCAACTTCGCCTGGGTCAACCGCCAGCTGATTATGCACCGAACCCGGGAGGTGTTCGAGCGTGTATTCGACCGTTCGTGGGAAGACATGGAGATGGATCTCCTGTACGACGTCGCACACAACATCGCGAAGAGGGAGACGCACACCGTCGGCGCGGACGAGACGGAACGCGAACTCTACGTCCACCGAAAAGGGGCGACGAGAGCCTTCCCTGCGGGCCACCCCGAGGTCCCGGCTGCCTACCGTGACGTCGGCCAGCCAGTCATCATTCCGGGGAGTATGGGTGCAGGAAGCTACGTCCTCCGCGGCGGTGCGGCTTCGATGGACCTCACGTTCGGTTCGACGGCTCACGGCGCCGGCCGCCTCATGAGCCGCACGCAGGCGAAGAACGAGTACTGGGGCGGTGACGTGCAGGACGAACTCGCGGCCGATCACCAGATCTACGTCAAGGCCCAGTCCGGTGCGACGGTCGCCGAGGAGGCGCCAGGGGTCTACAAGGACGTCGACGAAGTCGTGCGCGTCTCCGACGCACTCGGAATCGGCGACAGAGTCGCCAGAACGTTCCCTGTCTGTACCATCAAGGGCTGACGCGTCTCTCTCTCTCTCTCTCTCTCTCTCGCATCGGCAACGGCTGGGCTCGGGTGATCTCGATCGATCGCGGCTGGGGCCACTATCGAAACCCTGGCTCCAGTTGCGAACCTGGCTCTATTGGCGACGCGTCACGGCGATCGCGTGACAGTTCGATCGTCGCCCACCTCGACGTCACTGCAGTTTGAACGGACTGTCCTCGTCGTCCTCGTCGTCTTCGTCGACGTAGGGTTTTCTCGCACTGATCGTCACCGAGGCCTCCGGGTCGTCCTCGTCGGCCCAGGGACTCTCGTAGGCGGTGAGTTCGAGGTCGGTCACCTCCCAGCCTTCAGCCTCGATCAGTTCGACGAGCGTTCGGCCGTCCGCGAGCATCTCGTCTTCCATGGGCTACCCTCGATCCCCGGTCGTGTAGGTGTTGTGCCGTACGAGTGAACCCCTGGTGATACCCGTACAATCCGGGAGTTGCAGTCGAAGGACCCCTGCCGTATCCCGGGCCGAGAGTGACCCGTTTCGACGATGGAACCGGTTCGGTGGATCGGCCGACATGTACGCTTCAAATACAGTCTACTGACATGACTACGAGAGGTGCAGTTCGACCGACACACCAGCTGGAATGACGTTCGACGCACACGTCAATTGGACGGGCATTCGTGTGTCCGGTCCGCTGGATCGCCCTTCGCAGGGTCGGGTCGGTCACTCGCCCGCCGGATTGTCGACGTCGAGCGCTTCGGTGACGAGCCGCCTGTGTGCTCGTCGGAGACGTTCCGAGAGCGCCTGGTGGGAGATCTCGAGTTCCTTGGCGAGTCCCTCCATGTCTACGTCGCGCGGGATCTCGTAGTATCCCGATGCGAGCGCCGTCACGAGCGTCTCGTACTGCGCGTCGGTCAGACCGTACCGGCTCCGCTCGGTGAGTTCGAGTTCGTGTACTCTCGCGACGTCGATGGTGATCCCTGCGTCGGTCGCGGCGTCGTACGTCTCGGAGAGTGCGTCGCGTTCGGGGACGAGGACGCGAAGCCGCCACTGCGCGCCCGAGCCCCTCGCGTCGAGTATCGTCGCCTCCCTGTCCGTCAGGTGTTCGACCGTCTCGACCACGGAGTCGGCCCACCGGATCCGGTACCGGTGTTCGTCCTCGCTGTTTGCGAGTCGGTTCGCGCTATCGACGGTCGGGTCGTCCGCGAGCTGCGTATCCAGACCGTCGAGCGCGTCTGGCTCGCCCCGGAACTGCACGTGTGGCATCGTCGAAGCCGCGTCCGACGCGACGATCGGCTCGATCCGTACCTGGAGCGACGGGAGCCGGTCCAGTGATCGAGCGAGAGCGAACTCGTGAGCCGGTATCACGAGTTCGGCTGTCGTGCCCATAGGGGGGCAACCACCTCCAGTCAAATGAGTTGTCTTCAGTCGGCCGTGACCGTTCGCGCGTCCGATCGGTCCGTGGCTCCGGACCAGCCATCGTGTTCGGTTCTCGTCTGCGTCTCCGCCATCTACGGGCGGCGCAGACCGAGTGGCTGGGACCGTTCAGTAGACGCCGGGTATCGCACTGTCGAGCGACGCCGTCACTCCATCCCTCCTTCCCACTCACACAATCTCTCACACTCTCTTACTCACACATATTCTCTCTCACACCCTCTTACTCACACATATTCTCTCACACACCCTCTTACTCACACACATTCTCTCACACACATCCACTCCCTTACATCACTCTCTCGAACCACGTGACCCGAGGGGTTCACGGTGTTGGCCGTGATCCGGCGTCGGGGAACGAGTTTATGCGGGTTCGGCGTGAATAGCGTGGCGTGCTCACCGACTCGTTCGATCGCGACGTGACGGGCGTTCGCGTCTCGCTGACCGATCGGTGTAACTTCGACTGCGTCTACTGCCACAACGAGGGGCTGGGAGACACGCGGGGTCCCGCGGCACCGCGGGATCACGAGATGGGGGCGGACGACGTCGTCCGCTTCCTCGAGGTCGCAACCGAGTTCGACGTCGAGGCGGTGAAGTTCACCGGCGGCGAACCGATGCTACGTGAGGATCTGGCGGAGATCGTCGCTCGAACGCCCGACGAACTGTCGGTGTCGATGACGACGAACGGGACGTTCCTTCCCGGGCGCGCCGAAGCGCTCGTCGATGCCGGGCTCGATCGGGTCAACATCTCACAGGACGCGCTCGATCGGGAGACGTTCGCACAGGTTACACAGAGCGGGGCCTACGACGCCGTGTTGGAGGGCGTCGGCGCCGCGCTGGACGCCGGACTCGACCCCGTCAAACTCAACGTCGTGGTCTTCGAGCGGACGGCCGGCTACGTCCCCGAGATGGTCGAACACGTGGCGG comes from the Halovivax cerinus genome and includes:
- the moaA gene encoding GTP 3',8-cyclase MoaA, with protein sequence MLTDSFDRDVTGVRVSLTDRCNFDCVYCHNEGLGDTRGPAAPRDHEMGADDVVRFLEVATEFDVEAVKFTGGEPMLREDLAEIVARTPDELSVSMTTNGTFLPGRAEALVDAGLDRVNISQDALDRETFAQVTQSGAYDAVLEGVGAALDAGLDPVKLNVVVFERTAGYVPEMVEHVAANPGLRLQLIEYMPELTGNPEWAIDMARVHDWLAERAVAVANREMHDRTRYWIAPDDGDERGGEDQVPITRDSVDDESPPIDDASLGLVEIVDPVENPTFCANCHRVRVTHDGFLKGCLNRTDDLRSMGEMTNSEIREAFREVVANRVPFYGEYMVRTDEGGWEVNDEYVEPRASVD
- a CDS encoding helix-turn-helix domain-containing protein yields the protein MGTTAELVIPAHEFALARSLDRLPSLQVRIEPIVASDAASTMPHVQFRGEPDALDGLDTQLADDPTVDSANRLANSEDEHRYRIRWADSVVETVEHLTDREATILDARGSGAQWRLRVLVPERDALSETYDAATDAGITIDVARVHELELTERSRYGLTDAQYETLVTALASGYYEIPRDVDMEGLAKELEISHQALSERLRRAHRRLVTEALDVDNPAGE